The genomic stretch ATGATGGTTCCCCCGGCCAATGATACTACTGTTCCAGCGGCAGCAGCAGTAACAACGGTGGGAGATGAAGCAAAGCAGAACCTGAACCATGTGATTAACTCCATCCAGAAAACTCTGGGTCTTCTTCACCAGCTCAACCTCACTGTCTCTTCCTTCAATGCTGCGTCTCAGCTTCCGCTTCTCCATCGCCTGTATATTTGTGCTCCCTTAGCTCTACCATCATTGGCtacttaatgttttttttttttttttatattgtctGAAATTTTTAATCATtggttattattcttaaaatctATTGCAGGAATTCTATTGTTTCAGAGCTTGACAACATGGCTAAGCTGTCAGAGAAATGCAATATTCAGGTTCCAATGGAAGTTCTTAAGTAAGTTTATTTGGGTGATTTTTCTGATCCTTTTATAAGCCTTTGTATTGTGTTTTCTAATACAGGGTTTAATTGTGTCGTAATAGTCTGATCGATAACGGTAAAAATCCTGATGAGTTTACAAAGGATGTGATAAACAGCTGCATTGCTAAAAACCAGGTCACCAAAGGAAAAGCTGATGCCTTCAAGGTGACCTTTTTTATTTTGGTTCCATGTAtgagcattttttttttctactctACTCTCATATAAGTTTATGTTCAATGAAATTTTCTCTTTGTTTGCTCAGGGTCTCCGGAAGCATCTTCTAGAGGAACTTGAAATGACATTTCCTGAAGATGTTGAGTCTTACAGGGAGACACGAGCTGCTTCTGCTGCTGTAATTTCCCTCTATTATCTTGTCAATCTGTTAATCAATTGTTTTTTTTCATTA from Humulus lupulus chromosome 5, drHumLupu1.1, whole genome shotgun sequence encodes the following:
- the LOC133778696 gene encoding mediator of RNA polymerase II transcription subunit 10b — encoded protein: MDSSQSVSAGTGANSGNGMMVPPANDTTVPAAAAVTTVGDEAKQNLNHVINSIQKTLGLLHQLNLTVSSFNAASQLPLLHRLNSIVSELDNMAKLSEKCNIQVPMEVLNLIDNGKNPDEFTKDVINSCIAKNQVTKGKADAFKGLRKHLLEELEMTFPEDVESYRETRAASAAEMKRQAQAQAQAQAQGQSMIPNGDVKVKNEL